TACGCGAGTTGCAAGGTATACGGCTTCATCAATATCATGCGTGACAAGTATCATCGTAGTCCGATTTTTCTCCCAAATGTCTAAGGTCACCTCTTGGAGATGGGATCGGGTGAAAGCGTCGAGCGCTCCGAAAGGTTCATCCAACAGCAGCACCTTCGGTTTTCGCAATAAAGCGCGTGCGATTGCTACTCGCTGTGACATACCGCCCGACAGCTCGCGGGGATATGACTTTTCGAATCCTTTTAACTTAACCAGATCGATCAGTTCATCAACTCTGGCCCGAACTTCCGGGTCTTTCAAATTGAGGTCCGCTGCAATATTCTTTTCAACTGTCAGCCAAGGGAATAATCGATGCTCCTGAAAAATAAAGCCTTTGTCGATTCCAGGTTTATCGACCTGCTTATGATCCAGATGTACTTTGCCAGTGTGGTCCGTATCCAATCCTGCTATGATTTTTAGCAGCGTGCTTTTGCCGCATCCGCTCGGGCCTATGATTGTGATAAATTCGCCTTGTTTCACGGTTAGCTTAATATTGTGCAGTGCCTCAACCTTGG
This genomic window from Paenibacillus hexagrammi contains:
- a CDS encoding ABC transporter ATP-binding protein, yielding MSVLSLDIDLPHKWFHTPQGTKVEALHNIKLTVKQGEFITIIGPSGCGKSTLLKIIAGLDTDHTGKVHLDHKQVDKPGIDKGFIFQEHRLFPWLTVEKNIAADLNLKDPEVRARVDELIDLVKLKGFEKSYPRELSGGMSQRVAIARALLRKPKVLLLDEPFGALDAFTRSHLQEVTLDIWEKNRTTMILVTHDIDEAVYLATRVVVMNARPGTIRKFIPIDLPYPRKKATSSFLELRKMVLSEFERVDELELIDSSGI